One genomic region from Cataglyphis hispanica isolate Lineage 1 chromosome 11, ULB_Chis1_1.0, whole genome shotgun sequence encodes:
- the LOC126852661 gene encoding uncharacterized protein LOC126852661, translating into MSKERRRCADLRDRFSASRRHVAEKYYDCLQCTEQCRHVIDKNNPPNNSGISYNNNNDNGTVAIARIRSNHRLPVSNLALYPDVPTSPPDEIRKIRNTRDNLARAKSLTKHQSTHLTPVKKRSSLARPVRVHDSFVQLRRPMAEEDPCHDSQRDQQTRSCKNPWWWQERCERQEPNASTSYAYHRSGNVEDGSAGWPIRLRLEQMLELTLPQTKRKKKKKKKKKTTTATATMLLMKQQQRGRHGFKDTERLLKVLSINNVDQDNRYNVKRCSVM; encoded by the coding sequence ATGAGCAAGGAACGTCGTCGATGCGCTGATCTGCGAGATCGTTTCTCGGCGTCGCGCCGTCACGTCGccgaaaaatattacgattgtCTGCAGTGCACAGAACAGTGTCGTCACGTGATCGACAAAAATAATCCTCCCAATAACAGCGGCATCagctacaataataataatgacaatggCACTGTCGCCATCGCCCGGATTCGCAGCAATCATCGTCTGCCCGTTTCGAATCTGGCGTTGTATCCCGATGTACCAACGTCTCCGCCCGatgaaataagaaagataCGAAACACAAGAGATAATCTCGCCAGAGCCAAGTCTCTAACGAAACATCAATCCACTCATTTAACGCCGGTCAAGAAGAGATCGTCGTTGGCACGACCAGTTCGCGTCCATGATTCCTTTGTGCAACTCAGACGACCGATGGCTGAGGAAGATCCTTGTCACGACTCACAGCGAGACCAGCAAACGAGATCGTGTAAGAATCCTTGGTGGTGGCAGGAACGTTGTGAGCGTCAGGAGCCTAACGCATCGACAAGTTATGCCTACCATCGGAGCGGAAATGTCGAGGATGGAAGCGCCGGTTGGCCTATTCGCCTGCGACTCGAGCAGATGTTGGAGCTGACGTTGCCGCAGACTAaacggaaaaagaaaaagaagaaaaagaaaaagacgacgacggcgaccgCGACGATGCTGCTAATGAAACAGCAGCAGCGTGGCAGACACGGCTTCAAAGATACCGAAAGGCTCCTCAAGGTACTCAGCATTAACAATGTGGACCAAGATAATAGGTACAACGTCAAACGATGTTCCGTCATGTAG